In Zunongwangia profunda SM-A87, the following proteins share a genomic window:
- a CDS encoding M16 family metallopeptidase, whose protein sequence is MIYRIKNGLVLLIALLSFSLNAQQIDSPIPPKNFASGVLENGMHYYVLHNEEPKERASFYFAQNVGSVLENDTQRGLAHFLEHMAFNGTQNFKDKEMLEYLEKNGMKFGSEINAFTSFDETVYNINQVPVTNEKLLDSVLLILHDWSGYLSLTDAEIDNERGVINEEWRSRNTAGFRANSKVWLDGFLKDSKYSKRMPIGLMDVVNNFEYDELRDYYKRWYRPDQQAVVVVGDVDVKGLEAKIKKVFSSIPLKKDLPERPVFDVPIAAEFVYINSTDKELGEPSLQYFVKRTPLDLSVVEKIKEDITGSFASYILNNRFSELVLEKNCPVLGVGFGVQEFVRHLEILSLNARPKKDSLLSGLKYIVKEYTRFAEFGATPEELARAKAAFKTSLESSIANIAKRSNDSYAGEIYQDFFDKESVTDYGWTLSYQLRLLDQVTNESILDYLKRFKGDNGRGVSIVGSDTNTYPDKEDIESALAEVAAQKLTPFKETSSDKKLINTDLKGSPVIKTENIEGIDAKSYTLANGLKLALYPTDFDKEQVFMTAFSPGGSSLLSVEELPNTVVASYLVGQSGLGELNKIELQKLLAGTETSLGVSINGYSESLSGSSKTKDLETLFKQIYLQFTAPRFDAQAFEIIKQNLATNLIAKEKQVTSAFQDSLTLASTGHSKRSVLFDQKLIDNVTLEGASKVYRERISNANDFTFVFVGDFQESELLDLATKYLGSIPSTTKTEEVVNHNMRPAKGKTTVHLEKEMETPQTTINVSFNGDMEYSKKNNLELYVLSQLLDKRYMERIREEEGGSYGVRVGGSVSWEPIGNYNLSVSFNCNPDKTDELLKIVYGELKKMETSIGAEELAEIKSNYKKGVSENQRNNNYWLSNIANNLQKGTPVSDEAGSIALIESITTDDLMATAKLINSEPDIIEGVLMPK, encoded by the coding sequence ATGATCTATAGAATAAAAAACGGCCTGGTTCTCTTAATTGCGTTGTTAAGCTTCAGCCTTAATGCGCAGCAGATTGATAGTCCTATACCACCTAAAAATTTCGCTTCGGGAGTTCTTGAAAATGGAATGCATTATTACGTGCTGCATAACGAGGAGCCTAAAGAACGAGCATCTTTTTATTTTGCACAGAATGTAGGTTCTGTTCTAGAAAACGACACCCAGCGGGGTCTTGCCCATTTCCTGGAGCATATGGCTTTTAACGGTACCCAGAATTTTAAGGACAAAGAAATGCTGGAGTACCTGGAGAAAAACGGAATGAAATTCGGTTCTGAAATTAATGCGTTTACCAGCTTTGATGAGACGGTTTACAACATCAATCAGGTTCCGGTTACTAATGAAAAATTACTGGACTCGGTTTTATTAATCCTACACGACTGGTCGGGTTATTTATCCTTAACCGATGCAGAAATCGATAACGAGCGCGGTGTGATTAACGAAGAATGGCGTTCACGCAATACGGCAGGTTTTAGGGCTAATTCTAAAGTTTGGCTCGATGGATTTTTAAAAGATTCTAAGTATAGTAAGAGAATGCCTATTGGTCTAATGGATGTGGTCAATAATTTTGAATATGATGAACTTCGTGACTATTACAAACGCTGGTACCGTCCAGATCAGCAAGCTGTAGTCGTTGTTGGTGATGTTGATGTAAAAGGGCTGGAGGCTAAAATCAAGAAGGTGTTTTCGTCTATTCCATTAAAAAAAGATTTGCCGGAACGCCCTGTTTTTGATGTACCCATCGCAGCAGAATTTGTGTATATTAATTCTACCGACAAAGAACTTGGTGAACCTTCCCTTCAATATTTTGTGAAGCGTACCCCTTTAGATTTAAGTGTGGTTGAGAAAATTAAAGAAGATATTACGGGTAGCTTTGCTTCCTATATTTTAAACAACCGTTTTTCTGAATTGGTTTTAGAAAAAAACTGCCCGGTGTTGGGAGTAGGTTTTGGTGTTCAGGAATTTGTACGTCACTTAGAAATTCTTAGTCTGAATGCACGTCCTAAAAAAGACAGTTTACTTAGCGGGCTGAAATATATAGTAAAAGAGTACACCCGTTTTGCTGAATTTGGTGCTACGCCGGAAGAATTAGCCAGAGCTAAAGCAGCTTTTAAAACCAGTCTTGAATCTTCAATAGCAAATATTGCTAAACGCAGCAACGATAGTTATGCAGGGGAGATTTATCAGGATTTCTTTGATAAGGAGTCGGTAACTGATTATGGCTGGACCTTATCGTATCAATTACGTCTTTTAGATCAGGTGACTAATGAATCTATTCTGGATTATCTGAAACGTTTTAAAGGTGATAATGGCAGAGGCGTAAGTATTGTAGGTTCTGATACAAATACTTACCCGGATAAGGAAGACATTGAAAGCGCTCTTGCTGAAGTGGCGGCACAAAAGCTCACTCCTTTTAAAGAAACCAGCTCAGATAAGAAGCTTATCAATACAGATCTTAAAGGCAGCCCGGTTATAAAAACAGAAAACATTGAAGGTATAGATGCTAAGTCGTACACGCTGGCAAACGGATTAAAACTGGCACTTTATCCTACTGATTTTGATAAAGAACAGGTTTTTATGACGGCCTTTAGTCCTGGAGGTAGTTCGCTACTTTCCGTAGAAGAATTGCCAAATACGGTTGTGGCCTCTTATCTGGTAGGTCAATCAGGCCTTGGTGAGTTAAATAAAATTGAACTTCAAAAATTGCTTGCCGGGACCGAGACTTCTCTGGGTGTTTCTATAAATGGTTATAGTGAGAGCCTCAGCGGAAGTAGTAAAACTAAAGACCTGGAAACTTTGTTTAAGCAAATTTACCTTCAGTTTACCGCCCCTCGATTTGATGCACAGGCTTTTGAAATTATAAAACAAAATCTGGCGACTAATTTAATCGCTAAAGAAAAACAGGTGACCAGTGCTTTTCAAGATTCCCTTACACTCGCATCTACCGGTCACAGCAAGCGATCCGTTCTTTTTGACCAGAAGCTCATAGATAATGTGACTTTAGAGGGAGCTTCTAAAGTTTATCGGGAGCGTATCTCTAATGCTAACGATTTTACTTTTGTTTTTGTAGGAGATTTCCAAGAGAGTGAATTGCTTGATCTCGCTACAAAATACTTAGGAAGTATCCCGTCTACGACTAAAACAGAAGAGGTGGTAAACCATAATATGCGCCCTGCTAAAGGGAAAACAACTGTGCATTTGGAGAAAGAAATGGAGACTCCTCAGACAACCATCAATGTTAGTTTTAATGGTGATATGGAGTATTCCAAGAAAAATAACCTTGAGCTTTATGTGTTATCTCAACTTCTTGATAAACGTTATATGGAGCGCATACGGGAGGAAGAAGGAGGTTCTTACGGTGTCCGAGTAGGCGGTTCTGTAAGCTGGGAACCTATAGGAAACTATAATTTAAGCGTAAGCTTTAACTGTAATCCGGATAAAACAGATGAGTTGTTAAAGATTGTATATGGCGAATTAAAAAAGATGGAAACAAGCATCGGTGCAGAGGAATTGGCTGAAATAAAAAGTAATTACAAGAAAGGTGTTTCAGAAAACCAACGTAATAATAACTATTGGTTGAGTAATATCGCTAATAACCTTCAAAAAGGAACGCCGGTTTCTGACGAAGCAGGTAGTATCGCATTAATTGAAAGTATCACGACAGATGATCTTATGGCTACGGCAAAATTGATCAATAGTGAACCAGATATTATCGAAGGTGTACTTATGCCTAAATAA
- a CDS encoding RNA polymerase sigma factor: MSQYSFKNNEKLIQRLQAGDSECFQYIFNELVEPLTAFIYTYTQDEALAEDIVQHSFMKLWEKRTSLNPQAFLKTFLFTIAHNRFIDIYRKEKKQVYLTDTIYLETVLETEELNEENLKPRLEQIDKAIESLPKKCKEVFLLKRQHNLKNKEIAEYLGISIKTVEDHISRALRLIRKQVLIWLILILSDFFN, translated from the coding sequence ATGTCTCAGTATTCTTTTAAAAACAATGAAAAACTTATACAACGCCTTCAAGCGGGAGACAGCGAGTGTTTTCAGTATATATTCAATGAACTCGTTGAACCCTTAACGGCTTTTATATACACGTACACCCAGGATGAGGCGTTGGCCGAAGATATTGTGCAACATAGTTTTATGAAACTTTGGGAAAAGAGAACGTCTCTGAATCCTCAAGCCTTCCTTAAAACATTTTTATTTACTATTGCCCATAACCGCTTTATCGATATATACCGAAAAGAAAAAAAACAGGTTTATTTAACAGATACGATATATCTAGAAACTGTTTTAGAAACGGAAGAATTGAACGAGGAAAATCTAAAACCGCGTTTGGAGCAAATAGATAAAGCTATTGAAAGCCTTCCCAAAAAGTGCAAAGAAGTCTTTTTACTAAAACGTCAACACAATCTGAAAAATAAAGAAATTGCGGAATATCTGGGGATTTCTATAAAGACAGTTGAAGATCATATATCCCGGGCGCTACGACTAATCAGGAAGCAAGTACTGATCTGGTTGATTTTAATTCTTTCCGATTTTTTCAATTAA
- a CDS encoding protein-disulfide reductase DsbD family protein has product MRLFITGIFFLIVSLAQSQIYDPVSFKPDVQKIDDTHYALSIHASIEPGWHLYAQNVPDGGPVPTQFEFTTSDAYELNGSVSEPQGHVVDDPIFEMRIKYFSDSAEFQQVIERKTAEAFSVKASVEFMVCNDESCLPPTIKEVVFELEATAATLNEEATKPLQKTNEVEEQTVPKNGDATKSESTEVEVVNAEEQDTLTLKEGDQPIKKPNSDLENTKAEQEEEAADSRNLISIFILSFLGGFAALLTPCVFPMIPMTVSFFTKQSKTRASGIKNALLYGLFIIVIYVVLGSVVVAIFGADSLNALSTNVWFNLIFFGLLLVFAFSFLGAFEIVLPSSWVTKIDSQADRGGLIGIFFMALALAIVSFSCTGPIVGTLLVESASQGGVAPIVGMLGFSMAIALPFALFAAFPGWLNSLPKSGGWLNTVKVVLGFLELALAFKFLSNADLVLQLHLLERETFLAIWIAVFGGLALYLFGKITLPHDSPLAHISVGRLSLGLFVLAFVVYLIPGLWGAPLQWISGFPPPAQYSESPYGVGNTKGVSGTSIELPPHAELGPLDLVTFKDYEAGMAYAKKVNKPVMLDFTGYACVNCRKMEERVWPEPQVQQVLRDELILISLYVDDKKELPEAEQYVSETTGKKIKTIGNKWSDFQIKHYKANAQPYYVLIDNEGENLNDPRAYDPDVDSYLSWLQEGIKNYNNK; this is encoded by the coding sequence ATGAGACTATTTATCACGGGTATCTTTTTTTTAATTGTTTCTCTTGCGCAGAGCCAAATCTATGATCCGGTTTCTTTTAAGCCCGATGTTCAAAAAATTGACGATACCCATTATGCTTTAAGTATTCATGCGAGCATTGAACCTGGCTGGCATTTATACGCTCAAAACGTACCTGATGGAGGTCCTGTTCCTACTCAATTTGAGTTCACTACAAGTGATGCTTATGAGCTTAATGGATCTGTTTCTGAGCCACAGGGGCACGTGGTGGATGACCCTATTTTTGAAATGCGTATTAAATATTTCTCAGATTCGGCCGAATTTCAACAAGTTATAGAACGTAAAACAGCTGAAGCTTTTAGTGTGAAGGCTTCCGTAGAATTTATGGTGTGTAATGATGAAAGTTGTTTGCCACCAACTATAAAAGAGGTTGTTTTTGAGCTGGAAGCGACGGCGGCAACCCTTAACGAAGAAGCTACAAAACCCTTACAAAAAACGAACGAAGTCGAAGAACAGACTGTTCCTAAAAATGGCGATGCTACTAAATCAGAATCAACCGAAGTTGAAGTTGTTAATGCCGAAGAGCAGGATACGTTAACTCTAAAAGAAGGAGATCAGCCAATTAAAAAACCTAATTCAGATTTAGAGAATACTAAAGCAGAACAGGAAGAGGAAGCTGCGGATTCTCGTAATTTGATCTCTATTTTTATTTTGAGTTTTTTAGGTGGTTTTGCAGCGCTATTAACACCTTGTGTGTTCCCGATGATTCCGATGACGGTAAGCTTTTTTACCAAACAAAGTAAAACCCGTGCCAGCGGTATTAAAAATGCTTTGCTATACGGACTTTTTATAATAGTGATTTACGTGGTACTGGGCTCTGTAGTGGTTGCCATTTTTGGTGCCGATTCGCTCAATGCGCTCTCTACGAATGTTTGGTTCAACTTGATCTTTTTTGGATTACTTCTTGTTTTTGCTTTTTCGTTTTTGGGGGCTTTCGAGATTGTGCTTCCCAGTTCCTGGGTCACAAAGATCGATTCGCAGGCAGACCGCGGTGGTCTTATCGGTATCTTTTTTATGGCGCTTGCCCTGGCTATTGTGTCGTTTTCGTGTACCGGGCCCATTGTGGGCACTTTGCTGGTAGAATCTGCTTCGCAGGGCGGGGTAGCTCCCATTGTGGGAATGTTAGGGTTTTCAATGGCGATTGCGCTACCTTTTGCCTTATTTGCGGCTTTCCCCGGCTGGTTAAACTCGTTGCCCAAATCAGGTGGCTGGCTCAATACGGTTAAAGTGGTTTTAGGATTTTTAGAACTCGCTTTAGCCTTTAAATTCCTAAGCAATGCAGATTTAGTGCTTCAATTGCATTTATTAGAACGAGAAACCTTTTTAGCGATCTGGATTGCTGTTTTTGGAGGTTTGGCTTTGTATTTATTTGGTAAAATCACCCTCCCTCATGATAGTCCTTTAGCGCATATTTCTGTAGGAAGATTGAGTCTGGGGTTGTTTGTATTGGCCTTTGTGGTTTATCTGATTCCCGGTCTTTGGGGCGCTCCTTTGCAGTGGATCAGTGGTTTTCCTCCTCCTGCACAGTATAGTGAGTCTCCTTATGGTGTAGGAAATACCAAAGGCGTTTCAGGCACTTCGATAGAGCTTCCTCCGCACGCAGAATTAGGACCTTTAGACCTTGTTACCTTTAAAGATTATGAGGCCGGGATGGCCTATGCAAAAAAGGTGAACAAACCTGTAATGCTTGATTTTACGGGATATGCCTGTGTTAATTGTCGTAAGATGGAAGAACGGGTTTGGCCTGAGCCTCAGGTTCAGCAAGTACTTCGGGATGAGCTGATACTAATATCGCTTTATGTTGATGATAAAAAAGAGCTTCCCGAAGCAGAGCAATATGTTTCAGAAACTACCGGCAAGAAGATAAAGACCATAGGGAACAAATGGAGCGATTTTCAGATCAAACACTATAAAGCAAATGCGCAGCCGTATTATGTGCTGATCGATAACGAAGGTGAGAATTTAAATGATCCCCGAGCTTATGATCCCGATGTGGATTCGTATTTAAGTTGGTTACAAGAGGGAATTAAAAATTATAACAACAAATAA
- a CDS encoding FecR family protein: MESKYTDFERLVEKFIQGDLSDEEQEKLDSLLNDKDNKSHFKEMLSLNYRLNKRWLKIEQAKKDKLFAKIMEVPPVKKLNPYQNLLRIAAIFAILLGGAVLYYASFEIQPVPEQVVTLDLDTGVHKQLEKGAKGVIAETNGVRIEQRGDTLTYITKNQDDVIISFDEIHVPYGKSSVVALADGTLINLNAGSSLRYPNGFKAEGNREVFLTGEAYFQVSHDAKRPFLVHTDDLEIEVLGTHFNVQAYADEKNSNTLLVNGVVQVKQKSNPEDAVVLKPGMQASYTQGSKTLEIASVNTAPYIAWVKGQLYFDQADFPQIARILERKFDVQIQVNNTALKKEKFTAKFKAESLEQILKSFNESYPFNYDIKQNTVVIN; the protein is encoded by the coding sequence ATGGAGAGTAAATATACCGATTTTGAAAGATTAGTTGAAAAATTCATTCAAGGAGATCTTTCAGATGAAGAGCAAGAGAAACTTGACTCCTTATTAAATGACAAAGACAATAAGAGTCATTTTAAAGAAATGCTAAGTCTGAATTACAGGCTAAATAAAAGATGGTTAAAGATTGAACAAGCTAAGAAGGATAAACTCTTCGCTAAAATTATGGAAGTACCCCCTGTAAAGAAACTAAATCCTTATCAAAACCTATTACGTATTGCAGCCATTTTTGCAATTCTTCTGGGTGGGGCAGTACTTTATTATGCATCTTTTGAAATTCAACCTGTTCCAGAGCAGGTAGTGACATTAGATCTGGATACAGGTGTGCATAAACAACTTGAGAAAGGAGCTAAAGGCGTTATTGCTGAAACCAATGGCGTTCGTATTGAACAAAGGGGTGATACTTTAACTTATATAACTAAAAATCAGGATGATGTGATAATTAGTTTTGATGAAATTCACGTTCCTTACGGGAAGAGTAGTGTAGTGGCTTTAGCAGATGGTACATTGATAAACCTTAATGCTGGCAGTAGTCTTAGATATCCTAATGGCTTTAAAGCCGAAGGTAATCGGGAAGTATTTTTAACCGGGGAAGCTTACTTTCAGGTGAGTCATGATGCAAAAAGACCTTTTTTGGTGCATACTGATGATTTGGAAATTGAAGTGTTGGGGACACATTTTAATGTACAGGCCTATGCTGATGAGAAAAACTCTAATACGCTACTGGTTAATGGGGTTGTACAGGTAAAACAAAAATCAAACCCTGAGGATGCAGTTGTATTAAAACCGGGGATGCAGGCCTCATACACTCAGGGATCAAAAACTCTGGAAATTGCATCTGTAAATACTGCACCATACATTGCCTGGGTTAAAGGTCAGCTTTATTTTGATCAGGCTGATTTTCCCCAGATCGCCCGGATACTGGAACGCAAATTTGATGTTCAAATTCAGGTGAATAATACCGCCTTAAAAAAAGAGAAGTTTACGGCAAAATTTAAAGCGGAAAGCCTTGAGCAGATTTTAAAATCTTTTAATGAAAGTTATCCTTTTAATTATGATATAAAACAAAATACTGTTGTGATCAACTAA
- a CDS encoding TlpA family protein disulfide reductase, producing the protein MRLFNVLKIIPVFTLLAISIVFTGNLWGQDQEEVFSVAPRYPKAGDQVTLSYDASQTPLKNRDSLTAVVYTYADFQWNVKDLKLERTEENKWQGQLKLEPGIALINCVFYAKDTLDRGGANTYSWMINNAPGSYSGWGIMRNPNINEDFPQQLDSLSFIEDSVTLMWLNNEMRDNPSSRSHIFYSGLRLLQRTNTEDQTGRIKEELNYILSFPALDLKQQYDVQRSLELITGNETYVDSVENALLSKYPNGVLARDRAIKQLFREADPDERVKAYNAFVNQFPEEKFEGITTTTEELYYDKLFRSIAYTYILENKDYGFVFDNLTNASYTNLVDYAWHLVSIPYTNESMSLDSLQVFADRIFPEIESREHEVPKAYRGKLSPNQWKAMALKAAASEYLTYAKILNEQQDYKREAYYLNKIAALLKYENTEYNALYTQQLVRQDKMDEAVSFIAACLRHNNTSPEMLQVLKDEYLKSGKELSDFKDYVAGLKTGAENQKEKEALLTELIKKPIEDFSLESSYGGMVNLKDQLGKIVVIDMWATWCAPCKKAMPGMKMVVDHYADDANVKFYFLDTQEYVKDYKTKTAAFIEEKEYPFEVLYDAVNPENGKPEMVYTKYAKAFQFSGIPQKMIIDQNGYLRWRSTGYEGSPSALADEIKTIVEYLKAESKS; encoded by the coding sequence ATGAGATTATTTAATGTATTAAAAATAATACCTGTTTTTACCCTGCTCGCCATCAGCATTGTTTTTACAGGTAACCTCTGGGGACAAGATCAAGAGGAAGTATTTAGTGTAGCGCCCAGATACCCCAAGGCGGGAGATCAGGTTACACTGAGCTACGATGCCTCGCAAACGCCACTTAAAAATCGAGATAGTCTTACGGCTGTCGTTTATACCTATGCTGATTTTCAGTGGAATGTGAAAGACTTAAAGCTTGAGCGTACCGAAGAAAATAAATGGCAGGGGCAACTAAAATTAGAGCCGGGCATCGCCCTTATCAATTGTGTGTTCTACGCAAAAGATACGCTTGATCGTGGTGGTGCCAATACCTATTCCTGGATGATTAATAATGCCCCCGGTTCTTATTCGGGCTGGGGCATTATGCGTAATCCAAATATTAATGAAGATTTTCCGCAACAGCTGGATTCCCTGTCTTTTATTGAAGATTCGGTGACTTTAATGTGGCTTAATAATGAGATGCGGGATAATCCTTCCAGCAGATCGCATATTTTTTATTCGGGGTTACGTTTACTGCAACGTACTAATACCGAAGATCAAACTGGGCGGATCAAGGAAGAACTCAACTATATTTTGAGTTTTCCCGCGCTTGATTTAAAGCAACAGTATGATGTGCAACGTAGTCTTGAATTAATCACAGGAAATGAGACTTATGTAGATTCTGTAGAAAACGCATTGCTTTCTAAATATCCCAATGGTGTTCTGGCCAGGGATCGGGCAATAAAGCAACTATTCCGTGAAGCAGATCCTGATGAGCGTGTAAAGGCGTACAATGCTTTTGTAAATCAATTTCCAGAAGAAAAATTTGAAGGTATAACTACAACTACAGAGGAGCTCTACTACGATAAACTATTTCGGAGTATAGCCTACACCTATATTTTAGAAAATAAGGATTACGGTTTTGTCTTTGATAATTTAACAAATGCTTCATATACAAACCTGGTAGATTATGCCTGGCATTTAGTGAGTATCCCTTATACCAATGAGAGTATGTCGCTAGATAGCTTGCAGGTATTTGCAGATCGTATCTTCCCGGAGATTGAAAGTCGGGAACATGAAGTTCCTAAAGCCTATCGCGGAAAACTTTCACCCAATCAATGGAAAGCGATGGCTTTAAAAGCAGCAGCTTCAGAATACCTGACTTATGCTAAGATTTTAAACGAGCAGCAAGATTATAAGCGTGAGGCTTATTATTTAAACAAAATAGCAGCCTTGTTGAAGTATGAGAATACTGAATATAATGCGTTGTATACCCAGCAACTGGTGCGTCAGGACAAGATGGATGAAGCGGTAAGCTTTATTGCAGCTTGTTTGAGACACAACAATACATCTCCCGAAATGCTCCAGGTCTTAAAGGACGAATATTTAAAATCAGGAAAAGAGCTTTCTGATTTTAAAGATTATGTAGCGGGGCTTAAGACCGGTGCTGAAAATCAGAAAGAGAAAGAGGCGCTTTTAACAGAGTTGATCAAGAAACCAATCGAAGATTTTTCTTTGGAAAGTTCTTATGGAGGCATGGTTAATCTAAAAGATCAGCTGGGTAAAATCGTGGTTATCGATATGTGGGCAACATGGTGTGCACCTTGTAAAAAAGCAATGCCCGGTATGAAAATGGTCGTAGATCATTATGCAGATGACGCTAATGTGAAGTTTTATTTTCTGGATACGCAGGAATATGTAAAGGATTACAAAACCAAAACGGCTGCCTTTATCGAGGAAAAAGAATATCCCTTTGAGGTGCTGTACGATGCTGTTAATCCGGAAAATGGTAAGCCCGAAATGGTTTACACAAAGTATGCAAAAGCGTTTCAGTTTTCAGGAATTCCACAGAAAATGATCATAGATCAGAATGGTTATCTAAGATGGCGCTCTACCGGATATGAGGGTAGTCCCAGTGCTCTTGCAGATGAGATTAAAACCATAGTTGAATATTTAAAGGCTGAATCGAAATCCTAA
- a CDS encoding alpha/beta hydrolase family protein produces the protein MTLRRICSILVLFALSTGLSRGQSLWQGQYHAKRLLLEKTQNQNAKDSFFLSSPEYYYNRLPLQRNYLSDSLILKNEEFNLVLKLKPQLDSTFTLVFANYEGEHPIQFDQVNALQPHSYPQHPKGTLPYTSTELVFSGKKTGIDYGGTLVIPNDHKHYPLAILLNGTGRQDRNYTYSGHQFFTVLADALARNGIASFRMDDRGTGSTTGNFDNAGISDFTADAREALEYLKAREHIDSRFIGLIGHSEGGVVASRLTAQDPDVKFMVSLSGVGVSGLQILDLQNTAILKASKMPDSLVNLQMEVYRELFKTVYNNQETDSLKTELEDRLGKWMKGKSLKTLEALQLADDRDKTLIYRFYNSAKSKLYKEMILYNPKQYLPDIEVPVLVLNGDADIFVPASENVASFKENLINAPVVTTKIYPGLNHMYQHCKTCTSQEISMLDEVFAPEVLEDITQWIWEIYRDDNK, from the coding sequence ATGACTTTAAGAAGAATCTGCAGTATTCTGGTGCTATTTGCATTAAGTACAGGGCTTTCCCGGGGGCAAAGCTTATGGCAGGGGCAATACCATGCAAAACGTCTGCTCCTGGAGAAAACTCAGAATCAAAATGCTAAAGATTCATTCTTTTTAAGCAGTCCAGAATATTATTACAACCGCCTTCCGCTTCAGCGAAACTACCTTAGCGATAGTCTGATCTTAAAAAACGAGGAGTTTAATTTAGTATTGAAGCTTAAGCCTCAATTAGACAGCACGTTTACGCTAGTATTTGCCAATTATGAAGGAGAACATCCGATTCAATTTGATCAGGTAAATGCATTGCAACCGCACAGCTATCCCCAGCATCCTAAGGGAACCTTACCCTATACAAGTACCGAACTTGTATTTAGTGGGAAAAAAACCGGTATTGATTATGGAGGAACTTTGGTTATCCCAAATGATCATAAGCACTATCCATTGGCAATATTACTTAATGGTACCGGCCGGCAAGACCGCAATTATACGTATAGTGGGCACCAGTTTTTTACGGTTTTGGCAGATGCTTTAGCTCGTAACGGAATTGCCTCTTTTCGAATGGACGACCGCGGAACGGGTAGCACTACCGGAAATTTTGACAACGCCGGAATTAGTGATTTTACCGCTGATGCCCGGGAAGCACTCGAATATTTGAAAGCACGTGAGCATATCGATAGCCGGTTTATTGGATTAATTGGTCATAGCGAAGGGGGTGTAGTGGCTTCCCGACTCACGGCACAGGATCCCGATGTAAAATTTATGGTAAGCCTTTCGGGCGTAGGAGTTTCAGGACTACAAATCCTGGACTTGCAAAACACTGCTATTTTAAAAGCTTCTAAAATGCCTGACAGTCTGGTTAATCTGCAAATGGAAGTATACCGCGAGTTGTTTAAAACCGTTTATAATAATCAGGAGACTGATAGTCTTAAAACAGAGTTGGAAGACAGGCTAGGGAAGTGGATGAAAGGTAAAAGCCTTAAAACACTTGAAGCTTTGCAATTAGCGGATGATAGAGACAAGACCTTGATTTACCGCTTTTATAACAGTGCAAAAAGCAAGCTGTATAAAGAAATGATTCTATATAATCCTAAGCAGTATTTGCCTGATATAGAAGTGCCGGTACTTGTCCTAAATGGGGATGCAGATATTTTTGTACCGGCTTCTGAGAATGTAGCTTCCTTCAAAGAAAATCTGATTAATGCTCCCGTAGTGACAACCAAAATATACCCGGGCCTGAATCATATGTATCAACATTGTAAAACCTGTACTTCCCAAGAAATAAGTATGCTAGATGAGGTGTTTGCACCAGAGGTTTTAGAAGATATTACGCAGTGGATTTGGGAGATATATAGGGATGATAATAAGTAA